The window ATCCGGTCACCACCCCGCTGTTCGTCGATATCGAGCAGGGCCGTAACCGTCCGGCGAACGACGCCGATACCGGGATTTTCGCGCCGCCCGCTTTCGTAGTCGGAGATAACCGATGAGGAAACGTCCAAGTGGTCGGCGAGCGCGGTCTGAGACACGTCGAAATCGGTGCGCCACTTGCGAAGGGTTGCCCCGGGGTCGTCGGACAGCGTAATTTCGCCCGCGATCTGTTCCGCGAGGGTCCGGCGCGCATCTGTCATGAAATTGCGTGTGGTGGTAACACGGAAAAGGATATCGAAACCACCCTTCGACACTCGTCGAGACCCAGAAAATCTGACAGTAGATCGGTTCCAGCGATCTCGTTTCCGATCCTTTCCCGACCGCTGTTCGGTATCGACGACTTCCAAAAACCGTATCGGCCCGCGAAAGTTCAACCCTCCCCGCCCGACTCGCCCCCTCCGCTCGCTCGTCGCTCGCACGAACACACTTCCGTCGCGCCATCGAGCGCAGCGTGGGAATCCCGTTCCTCGGGGCGAACACACGCGAAGCGTTTGCCATCCGCTCGTTAGGGGACGTCTCCGACGGAGGATAACCGAAGGAGCAGTAGCGACGAAAGAATCGGTTCGAGAGGCGTATAGATGATTGGGGCGGTCGTTCGTAGCGACCATCGTGTTGAAAAGTAAGGCAGTTTTCGAAGGGATCGATCCCGTGGACGCTTCCCAACGACACTGGAAAACGTCGGATAACCTTCCCAAGCATCTCCCTCCCGAAACCAATCCGGAACAAACGCGACTCACTCGAGCATACCGAACAATCATCCGAGCGTACCGAAAGTACGGTGAGCCTACGCTCGTCACTGCCGGGCAATTACTATCCATGACGATGCCGTCCACCGTCTGATGCCATCGACGGTCGTACACGTCGCGGTGGCAGGCTTACTCGCTACGTCACTGCTTGCCGACCATTTCGATGGTCGCGCAGCAGCCGTGGTGATGGCCGCCGCCGCGTTACCGGACCTCGACACGCTGGTAGGGTTGTGGGTTCCGGGAGGACACAGGGCAGTCTTACACACGCTACTCCTTCCGATGGGAATCTGCGCACTCCTTCTCATGGACAGAGTCGGCGGCAACCGGATTCGTCGGCGCTGGGGGGCGTACGGCGTCCGAGTCGCGTGGGTGAGCCTCGTCTCGCTACTGGTTGCGGGAGTCGGGTTGGATCT of the Haladaptatus caseinilyticus genome contains:
- a CDS encoding metal-dependent hydrolase encodes the protein MPSTVVHVAVAGLLATSLLADHFDGRAAAVVMAAAALPDLDTLVGLWVPGGHRAVLHTLLLPMGICALLLMDRVGGNRIRRRWGAYGVRVAWVSLVSLLVAGVGLDLVTNGVNVFYPIHDQFYTVSGKLSFSNQEGVVQTFLESESRGSTGNTHYRTGFDLARGPDPAGKERTFPIVQSGRQLLFGVMSFGILGFRVWESRKK